The Microbacterium limosum sequence GCTGAGCCTCATCGAGAACGGCAAGCGCGAGCCGAAGCTCTCCCTGCTGCAGGCGATCGCCGACGCCACCGAGACCGACGTGTCCGATCTCATCTCGGGCGAGCCGCCGAACCGACGCGCCGCGCTGGAGATCGAGCTCGAGCGCGCCCAGGCGAGCCCGGTGTTCCGCCGGCTGGGCATCGCACCCGTCCGGGTCACCAAGGGCATCTCTGACGAGACGATCGAGTCGCTGCTGGGCCTGCACCACGAGCTCCAGCGCAGGGAGAGGGAGGCGATCGCGACCCCCGAGGAGGCGCGCCGCGCCAACACGGAGCTACGGCTGCGGATGCGCGACCGCCACAACTACCTCGCCGATATCGAGCGGCTCGCCGAGAAGCAGCTGCGCGCCGCGGGACACACGTCGGGCGCGCTCACGCACCGCACGGTGAGCATCATGGCGGACAAGCTCGGCTTCGAGCTGATCTACGCGGGCGACCTGCCCTCCTCCACGCGCTCGATCACCGACCTCGAGAACGGGCGCATCTATCTGCCCCCGGCATCCATTCCCGGCGGCCACGGCCTGCGCTCCATGGCGCTGCAGGCGATGGCGCATCGTCTGCTCGGGCACACCAGGCCCACCGACTACGCCGACTTCCTGCAGCAGCGACTCGAGATCAACTACTTCGCCGCGTGCTGCCTCATGCCCGAGACGAACGCCGTCGCGTTCCTGCAGCAGGCGAAGAAGGATCGCAACCTCGCCGTCGAGGACTTCCGCGACGCGTTCGGCGTCACCCACGAGGCCGCAGGCATGCGGATGACCAACCTCGTCACGCAGCACCTCGGCATCGCCCTGCACTTCCTGCGGGTCGATCACAACGGCTCGCTGCAGCGCGTCTACGAGAACGACGGCCTCCCCCTGCCGATGGATGTCACGGGCTCCGTCGAGGGTCAGATCGTGTGCCGCAAGTTCTCGGCGCGCAGCGCCTTCTCGCAGCAGAATCGCACGACCGAGCACTACCAGTACACGGACACGCCCGCCGGCACCTACTGGTGCTCGACGCAGACGGGCACGACCCCCGACGGAGAGTTCTCGATCACGGTCGGAGTGCCCTTCGACGATGCGCGATGGTTCCGGGGGCGGGAGAGCTCGGCGCGCGCCGTATCGACGTGCCCGGACGAGGCGTGCTGCCGCCGACCCGCGGCGGACCTCGCGCACCGGTGGGACGGCAAGGCGTGGCCGTCCGCACGGGTGCACACGCAGATGTTCTCACCCCTGCCCCGCGGGGCGTTCCCCGGGGTGGACGACTCCGAGGTGTACGCGTTCCTCGAGCGTCACGCCGAGGGCTGAGGCCCCTCACCCGCGACGATCTCCGCCCCCGCATGAGCCAGCTCCGCGAGGGCGCGCTCGCTGGCCTCCGCGGAGACCCCCGCGACGAGGGCGGTGAGGATCCGCACCCGACGGCCGTGCTCGATCGCATCGAGGGCGGAGGCGCGAACGCAGTGATCGGTCGCGATCCCGACGACGTCGACGTCGAGGACGTGGTGCTCCTCCAGCAGCTCCGAGACACGGCGCCCGTCATCCGTCGTGCCCTCGTAGAGGGAGTAGGCGGGCACGCCCTGCCCCTTCTTGACGTGATGGGTCACGGCCGACGTGTCCAGGCCCGGGTCGTACTCGGCGCCCGCCGTTCCGGAGACGCAGTGGATCGGCCACGTGTCCACGAAGTCCGGTTCGGGGTGGAAGTGGCCGCCGTTGTCGCTCTCGGCATCGTGCCAGTCCCGGGACGCCACGATGAGCGCATACTCGTCCGCATGCTCCGCGAGGTGGGCGCTGATCCGCTCCGCGACCGCGTCTCCGCCCTCCACGGCGAGCGCGCCTCCCTCGGTGAAGTCGTTCTGAACGTCGACGATGAACAGGGCCTTGGTCATGATCCGAGGGTACGCGGCGCCGCGGCATCCGTCAGCGGCCGTCCGCACGAGCACAGGGGTTCGCCCGAGAACAGGAGCTCACAGCCGGGATCGGCCTGTCTCGAGCGAATCGCCTGTTCTCGGGCGAGCCGCCGCCTCGTCCACCTCGCGCCGCGCGAGCCTGCTCGGCCACCAGATCGCCCGGCCGATGTCGTGGGCGAGGGCCGGCACGAGCAGCGAGCGCACGATGAAGGTGTCCAGGAGCACGCCGAAGGCCACGATGAACGCGATCTGGGCGAGGAAGAGGATCGGGATCACCCCGAGAGCGGCGAACGTCGCGGCGAGGACCAGACCCGCCGACGTGATGACGCCGCCGGTCGCCACCAGGCCTCGCAGGATGCCGGGGCGGGTGCCGTGCCGCAGCGACTCCTCGCGCACCCTCGTCATGAGGAAGATGTTGTAGTCGATGCCGAGCGCCACGAGGAACACGAAGCCGTAGAGCGGCACCGCGGGGTCTGCCCCGGGGAACCCGAAGACGTGCTCGAACACGAGCGCGCTCACCCCGAGCGCCGCCCCGAACGAGACGATGACCGTCGCGACGAGCAGCACGGGAGCCAGCACAGATCGCAGCAGGAGCATGAGGATCACGAGGATCACCACCAGGACGACGGGGATGATCAGGGTGCGGTCGCGGATGGATGTCGCATTGGTGTCGAGCGCGACCGCGGTCACGCCGCCGACCTGCGCCACACCCTCCCCCAGCTCCGCGTCGAACGCGGTGCGCAGATCCTCCACCGCCGCCTCGGCGGCGAGGGAGTCGGCCGCATCCGAGAGAGTGACCTGCAGCAGCACGTCCCCGTCGGAGACAGTCGGCGCGGGCTCCGGAGTGCCGGGCGGCCCGACCGCCGTGAAGACGGCCTCGCCGTCCCGCACCGTGACCGCCGCCTGCCCGGTCGGCGAGTCCCCCGACGCGATAGCGACGTCGTCGGCGCCGTCGACTCCCTCCACGACGTCGACCGCCGCGGCGACGTCGCCCTCGGGAACGACGACGTAGGCGGGGCTGCCCGATCCGCCCGGGAAGTGCTCGGAGAGGACCTCCTGGCCGTCCCTGGCCTGGGAGTACCCCAGCACGAGGTCGCTGGAGGCGACCCCGTCGGCCTCCAGCTGCAGCACGCCGACCGTCGCGGCGAGCAGGCCCACCGTGCACACGATCCAGATGCTGCGGGCACGGCGCGCGACGAAGCGTGCCGTCGCGGGCCAGACGCCCCGGCCCGCGACCGGGTCGCCGGCGATCGTCCCGGGCTTGGGCACGAACGGCCAGAAGGCCGCCCGGCCGAACACCGCCAGCAGCGCGGGCAGGAAGGTCAGGGCGGAGAGCATCGCGAAGGCGATCCCGATGGAGGCGATCGGGCCGAGCGCCTTGTTGCTGGCGAGATCCGAGAGCAGGAGGCAGAGCAGGCCCGCGATGACGGTGCCGCCGGAGGCGAGGATCGGCTCGAATGCTCCTCGCCAGGCGGTCACCGCGGCATCCCACCGCGGCTGGCCGCCGGCGAGCGCCTCGCGGAACCGTGCCACGTAGAGCAGGGCGTAGTCGGTCGCCGCACCGATGACGAGGATGAACAGGATGCCCTGCACCTGGCCGTTGAGCACGAAGATCCCCGCGAAGGCGAGCCACCACACCGTCAGCAGGGCCACGCACAGCGCGAAGACCGAGGAGGCGAGCACGAGCAGGGGGAGCAGCGGCGAACGGTAGACGACGACGAGGATGACGAAGACGGCGCCGAGAGCGACCGCCAGCAGAAGCCCGTCGATGCCGAGGAATCCCTCGGTCAGATCGGCCGTGAAGCCCGCGGGTCCCGTCACCCATCCATCCAGCGGTGCGGGCAGGCCGGCAACGAGGTCGCGCAGCTCCGTCACGCTCTCGCGCAGTTCGGCGTCCGCATCGATCGGCACGAATATCTGCAGCGCCTGGCCGTCCTCCGACGGGACGGGCGGGGAGGCATCCCCCGTCACGCCGTCGACCCGGGCGAGGTCCTCGGCGAGCGCGGCGACATCGGCCGTCTGCTCGGAGGTCAGCTCGCCCTCCCCCGTCACGACGACGAGCGCGGGCACCGAATCCGCGCCGAGGAACCCCGGCAGCCGCTCCTGGACGGCCGTCGCATCGGCGCTCGCGGGCAGGAACGACGACTGGTCGTTGGTGGAGACCTCGTCGACCTTGCCGAAGTAGGGCCCGCCGATGGAGCCGCCGACGAGCCAGACGAGGATCAGCAGCACGGGTAGGCCGATGCGCAGAAGCCGGGGCGGCCGGGAGATGGATTTCACGATCGCTAGCTTAGCTAGCTAAATCTTCCCCGAGCGAGGGCTCACCATCTCTCGATGATCAGGGGGATCCAGCCGATGACGAACGCCGCAAGTCCCACGCCGAGCATGAGGAGCCCGAGGCGGACGAGGAATCGCACGGCGTGGGAGCTGGCCTCGATGCGCATCTTGTTCCGCCAGCCGCGCCGGTAGTGGATGTCGGCCATGTCGCGGGAGCCGATGTGCCGGACGTCCGCGGCGCCGAGCGGGGCCTCGTTGACGTTGCCGTCGTCGTCGAACCAGCGTACGACCGGTCCGTGATCGGTCTGCTCGACGACGGCACGCACCGCGACCCAGTCACCATCGGCGAGCCGCGCGATGAGGGCGACGAGGAGGAGGCCCACTCCGAGCCCCGCACCGATCCAGGTGAAGATCTCGGCAATGAGTCCCACCGTGTCGCCCACGATCTACAGATTAGCGGCGCGCATGCGCGGCGACGTCCCCGGCTAACCTGTTCGCGTGGCAGCAGGACACGGACACGCGGGAGGCGGTGGCCACGGGCACGGGCCCGGCGGCACAGCCGGGCACGACCACACCGCCGGAGCGTCGCGTACGCGCCTGCAGGTCGCCTTGGCACTCACCGCGGCGGTGCTCGTCGTCGAGGTCATCGGCGCGGTGATGACCCGTAGCCTCGCCCTCTTCGTCGATGCCGCGCACATGCTCACCGACGTCGCCGGCCTCGCGACGGCGGTCGTGGCCTCGCGTCTGGCCGATCTGCCGACCTCCGACCGTCTGACGTGGGGATGGGCTCGCGCGGAGGTGCTCGGTGCCCTCGCCCAAGCCGCCCTGCTGCTCGGAGTGGGCGTCTTCGCCCTCGTGGAAGGGGTCCGGCGGCTGTTCTCGCCCCCGGAGGTGCTCGCGGGGCCGCTCGTGGTCTTCGGAGCGATCGGCCTCGTCGCCAATGTCGTCGCCCTCCTGGTGCTCGCGGGTGGGCGACGATCGAACCTCAACATGAGGGCGGCGTTCCTCGAGGTCGTCAACGACGCGCTGGGGTCGGTGGGCGTGATCGTCTCCGCCCTGTGCATCGCACTGTTCGGCTGGCAGCGGGCGGACGCGATCGTCGGCATCCTCATCGCCGGGCTGATCATCCCCCGCACCCTCGTCCTGTTGCGCGCGGCAGGCAGCGTGCTGATGGAGCAGACTCCCCCGGGTCTCGATCTGGCGGCCGTCCGGTCCCACATCCTCGCGCTCCCGCACGTGCGGGAGGTCCACGACCTGCACGCCTCGCGCGTGGCATCGAACCTCCCCGTGCTGAGCGCGCATGTCGTCGTGGACGAGGAGTGCTTCACCGACGGCCACACGGCCGCGCTCCTGAACGACCTGCAGGAATGCGTCGCGGAGCACTTCGTCGTCTCGATCGAGCACTCCACCTTCCAGTTCGAGCCGCCCTCGCATCCAGACGAGGGCTCACGGCACGTGTGACACGGCCGGAGCATAGACTCGCATCTATGGATGCTGCGGCGCGACTGGCGGTGATGGCCGACCCCACCCGTGCGCGGATCGTCGCGCTCCTGCGCGGTGCGCCGGACGGGCGGGCACTCGTCGGCCACCTGGCGCGCGACCTGGGCCTTCGCCAGCCGACGATCAGCCACCACATGCGGGTCCTCCGCGAGGCGGGCGTCGTCGAGCGCGAGCCTGTGGGCCGCGAGGCGTGGTACTCCCTGACGCCCGGCGACGCCGAGCAGCTGGCCGACATCGTCGCGGCGCCGGCGGCGGCACCCCCGACGCCCCCGGTGGACCTCGACCGCATCGCCGACGACCTCGGCGCGCGCTATCGCGGCGTGCTCGGGCGCGACACGATCCGCCGCCACGTGCAGGAGAGCCACGATCTGCTCAGCGCCACGACGGGGGTGCGGATGCTCGCCTCCCGCACGAGCGCGTTCGCGGCATCCCGGCTCGAGGCCGCGCTCACCCACGACGCCGTCCCCGCCGCGTGCGAGGTGCTCTTCGTCTGTACGCAGAACGCCGGCAGGTCTCAGATGGCCGCCGCCCTGCTGCGCCACCTCACCGGGCCGGACGTCGTGATCAGGTCCGCGGGCTCCGAGCCCCGCGGCGAGATCCGGTCGACCATCGTGAGCGCGCTCGACGAGATCGGGGTCGGAATCGGCGGCGAGTTCCCCAAGCCGCTGACGGACGACGTCGTGCGCGCCGCCGACGTCGTGGTCACGATGGGATGCGGCGACGCCTGCCCCGTCTACCCGGGCATCCGCTACGTCGACTGGGATATCGCGGATCCCGCCGGGCTGCCGCTCGCGGACGTGCGACGGATCCGCGACGAGATCGAGCTCCGGGTGCGCGAGCTCGCCGCGGATCTGCGACCCGCGTGAGCGTTCACCCGGCGTTCACCATCGATACATAGACCGCGGTCTATCATTAGGTGACCGTGAGGAGCATCATGACCGACAAGCCCACCGTTCTCTTCGTCTGCGTCCACAACGCCGGACGCTCGCAGATGGCCGCCGGATACCTGCGCGCGCTCGCCGGCGACGACGTCGAGGTGCTCTCGGCCGGCTCGGCGCCGAAGGACCGGATCAACCCGATCGCCGTGGAGGCGATGGCGGAGGAAGGCATCGACATCGCGGGGCACGCCCCGAAGGTGCTGACGGTCGAGGCAGTCGAGGTATCGGATGTCGTGATCACGATGGGATGCGGCGACGCCTGCCCGATCTTCCCCGGCAAGCGCTACGAGGACTGGGAGCTGGACGACCCGGCGGGACAGGGCATCGAGTCCGTCCGCCCGATCCGCGACGAGATCCGCCGCCGCATCGAAGCGCTGATCGGCGAGCTGCTCCCCGAGACGCCCCGCGCATGAGCACGAGGAGACCGTCGAGCGTGTGGTGTTCGAGTCGTATGCCGCCCTGGGGCGCACCGCGACCGTGTCGACCCACCTGCCCGCGCTCGCCGAGATCGGGATCGACGTGGGGCAGGACTTCCCCAAGCCGCTGACCGACGACGTCGTGCGCGCCGCGGATGCCGTGGTCACGATGGGGTGCGGGGATGCCTGCCCCATCTACCCGGGCAAGCGCTACCTGGACTGGCCGCTCGCCGACCCGGCTGGTCTCGACCTCGACGGGGTGCGCGCCGTTCGCGACGACATCCGGGACCGGGTCGAGCACCTGCTCGCGGAGCTCACGAGCGCTCCCCCGCGCTGAGCGCGGGCGTCGGAGGGCGCACGTACCGTGTCGGTATGACGCGGCACTTCCCCTCCGACGCGCCGTGCGCGCTGTGCGGCGACGCGGGCCGTGAGCGACGCGGCGGTCGGATCCGGTGCGCGCGCTGCGGATGGCGCGTGGGAGACGCTCCGGATGCCGACCTCGAGCGCCCGCGCGTCGATGTCCTGTACTACCTGCGCTACGCCGACCGGATCAAGATCGGCACGTCGGGCGACCCGCGTCGGCGCCTCGCCGCGATCCGCCACGACGAACTGCTCGCGTTCGAGCGGGGCGGCCGCGAGCTCGAGCGTGCGCGCCATGCGCAGTTCGCGACTTCCCGGCTCGGCGGGGAGTGGTTCGCGGACGACGTCGCGCTCATGAGGCACGTCCGCGCGCTCGAGAGCGCCGACCCCTGGCGCTCCTACGATCGCTGGGTCGCGGCATCCCTCGTCGCTCTCTGCTGATGCGACGTCCTCCCACCCGGGGCGGCGTCGATCGGACGTCAGTCCCAGTCGAGGTAGTCCTCGATGGCCCATGAGGTGGCACCCACGTGGGTCGCCGGGAAGAGGTGGCCTCCGCCCTCGACGCGCACGACGCTGACCCGGTCCGGCGCCGCCACCTGCAGCGCGTCGCCGTTGGCGGCCGGCGCGACCGGGTCTTCCGTTCCCTGGATGACCAGCACCGGAATCGCGGGCGCGAGCGGGGGCAGCTGCGCCGCGCCGCGCGCGGAACGCTGCATCTGTGCGACCGCGTCGTCGCGCAGGTGCTCGGGAGCCTCCACCGCCCCCGGCGACGAGGCGGGCTCGTCGACGCCGAGCAGCAGTACTCCATTGACGCGGTCGGCATGCTCGAGGGCGACGATGCGCGCGACCGCGCCGCCGAACTCGTGACCGCCGATCCAGGCGTCCGCGATGCCGAGCTCGTCGAGGACGTCGACGACGTCCTGCGCCAGCTGGCTCATCGTCACGGATGCGGACGGGTCGGAGGGGACGCGGCGGGTGCCGAGCCGGATGACGCGGAAGTCCTCCTCCGAGACCGAATGGGCGAGCGCGCCCAGATAGTCGATTCCCAGGCCGAGACCGGCGATCAGCACCAGGGCGGGCCCGTCACCCTCGACGGCGAAGGGGATCGCCCGGCCGTCGGCGTCGAAGATCTGGGTGTCGGTCATTGCTCGGGTCCTCTCTGGGGACGGTCATCGTTCGTCGCCGGCGCCCTGCCGGCACGGCCTTCGGGGCTCAGACGTTGAAGCGGAACTCCACCACGTCGCCGTCCTGCATGACGTAGTCCTTGCCCTCCAGGCGTGCCTTGCCCTTGGCCCGGGCATCGAGAACCGACCCCGCCTCGATCAGGTCGTCGAACGAGATGACCTCGGCCTTGATGAAGCCCTTCTCGAAGTCGGTGTGGATGACTCCCGCCGCCTGCGGCGCCTTCCAGCCCTTGCCGATCGTCCAGGCGCGGGACTCCTTCGGACCGGCCGTGAGGTAGGTCTGCAGTCCGAGCGTGTCGAAGCCGATGCGCGCGAGCTGGTCGAGGCCGGACTCCTCCTGCCCCGTCGAGGCGAGCAGCTCCGCCGCGTCCTCGGGGTCGAGGTCGATGAGCTCCGATTCGATCTTGGCGTCGAGGAAGACGGCCTTGGCCGGGGCGACGAGCTCTTCCAGGCTCGCCTTCGCCGCGGCATCCGTCAGGATCGCCTCGTCGACGTTGAAGACGTAGATGTACGGCTTCGCGGTCAGCAGCCCGAGCTCCCTGATCGGCGAGAGGTCCAGGTCGGAGTGCGAGAGCAGCACGCCCCGCTCCAGCGCGTCCCGCGCTGCCGTCGCGGCCTCGAGCACGCTCGGATCGCTCTTCTTCCCCCTGACCTCCTTCTCGATGCGCGGGATCGCGCGCTCGAGGGTCTGCAGGTCGGCCAGCTGCAGCTCGGCGTTGATCGTCTCGAGGTCGTTCTTGGGGTTCACCCCGCCCTCGACGTGCACGACGTCGTCGTCAGTGAAGCCGCGGACGACCTGCGCGATCGCGTCGGCCTCGCGGATGTTGGCGAGGAACTGGTTGCCCAGGCCCTCGCCCTCGCTCGCGCCGCGCACGATGCCCGCGATGTCGACGAACGACACCGTCGCGGGCAGGATGCGCTCGCTGCCGAAGATCTCGGCCAGCTGCGTGAGGCGCGGGTCGGGCAGGCTCACGACCCCGACGTTCGGCTCGATCGTCGCGAACGGATAGTTCGCGGCGAGCACGTCGTTCTTCGTCAGTGCGTTGAAGAGGGTGGACTTGCCGACGTTGGGCAGGCCGACGATGCCGATAGTGAGAGCCACGGGCATCGAGTCTACGGCGGTGCGCCGGTGGATTCCTCCGGGGGCCGGCCTCAGCCGCCGACGACGGCCCGGAACGCGTGCGTCACGTAGGGCATCTCGATCGAGCCGTCGCCGGCGCGCAACGGGTGCGCGGCCACGTGGGCGACGACCTCTCGTTCGATGCGGGCGCGCTCGTCGGGCGCCGCCGTGATGACGTAGCTGCGCGAGCGCACCATCTCGAGGACGGTCGCGGGCGACATCCGCCGCGACCACGTCCACTCGCGTCGCTCCAGCGTGGCGAACGGGTCGGCGACCCGCGGACCGCCCTCCGCGATCAGCCGCTCGGCGTTGCTGCCGTGCACGATCTCGGTGAGGCGCGCGACCCAGGGCACGTGCTCGTCTCGGACGTTCCAGACGAGCCCGAGCACACCGCCGGGCCGCAGCACGCGACCGGCCTCGGCCGATCCGGCATCGGGGTCGACCCAGTGCCATGCCTGGCCGAGCAGGACGGCGTCGACGGATGCGTCGGGCAGCGGCATCCGTTCCGCCGTGCCCTCGACGGTCCGCACGCCGGGGACTCCCGCGCGCAGCTGCTCGAGCATCACGGGGTCGGGATCGACCGCGACGACGTCGGCCCCGAGCGCCGCCAGCTCCCGTGTCAGCTTGCCCGTGCCGGCTCCGACGTCGGCGACGCGGATGCCGGGGTCGATCGCCACGGGAGCGAGCATCCACGCCACCGCCGCGGCGGGATACCCCGGCCGGCCCGTGTCGTAGGCCGCGGCGGCCCGCCCGAACGACCTCGCCAGCCCCTGCCCGTCATCCATGGCCCGAGCCTATGTCGACCGCGCCGTCCGCGGCGCGCCTGCCGCCGGCCCGGACCGGGCCTTGCGAGGCTGAGCGCGTGTCCCTGGATTTCACCGCGATCGACTTCGAGACGGCGAATTCCAGCACCGCGTCGGCCTGCGCCGTCGGGATGGTGCGCGTCCGGGGAGGGCGCGTCGTCGCCCGCGCGGGATGGCTCATCCAGCCGCCGCCCGGCCACGACGCGTTCGCCCCCGTCAACATCGGCATCCACGGCATCCGGGCCGAGGACGTCGTCGGGGCGAAGGGGTGGAGCGCCCAGCTGGACGACCTCTGCGCCTTCGCGGGCGCCGACGTGCTCGTGGCCCACAACGCCGGCTTCGACATGAACGTCATCCGACGGGCCTGCGAGGCCACCGGCGACGCGTGCCCGCCCTATCGCTACCTGTGCTCCCTGCAGCTGGCGCGCCGCTCCTACGAGCTGGACTCCTACCGCCTCCCCCGCGTCGCGGCGGCCGCGGGCTTCGCCGATTTCGCCCACCACGACGCGCGGGCCGACGCGGAGGCGTGCGCGCACATCGTCGTGGATGCCGCGCGTCGGCACGGCGCGCGGGACGTGCCGACGCTGGTCGCCGTCGCGGGCGTGCGGATCTCCGCGCTCGCCGCCGCCGCGGCCGCACGGGTGGCCTGACCCCCGCGCGGCGCGCGCACCCGCCGGTGTCCGAGCCCGGTGCCACGATGGGGCCATGGATGCCGTGACCATCGCCGCCCTCGCCGTCGCCGCCCTGCTCGGCGCCCTCATCGGGTGGGTCGTGCGCGGCTCCCGCGGAGCGGCCGAGCTGGGCGCCGCCCGTGCGCGCGCGGATGGCGCGGAGTCGCTCGTCGCGGGGCTGCGCGATCAGCTGGCGCAGGAGCGGGCCTCTCAGGCCGAACGCGCGGAGCGCGAGCGCCGCGAGCACGCGGTGCTCGAGGCGCTGGCCCCCGTGCGGGAGACGCTGCACACGATGCAGCGTCAGGTCGCCGACCTCGAACGGGAGCGCACGGCGCAGTACGGGGCCATCTCGACTCAGCTGCGCCTCTCCCTGGAGACCGACGAGCAGCTGCGCCGCACGACGGAATCGCTCGCGGGTGCCCTGCGCGACAACGGCACGCGCGGAGTGTGGGGCGAGGCGGCGCTGCGCAACATCGTGGAAGCGGCGGGGCTCACACGGCACGTCGACTTCACGACGCAGGCCTCGATCAGTTCCGACGCCGGCGCCGGGCGCCCCGACATGGTGATCCGCCTCCCCGGCGGTGCCGCCATCCCCGTCGACGCGAAGGTCCCCCTCGATGCGTATCTCGAGGCGGCCGCCGTCCCGCTCACCGCGACGGGCGAGGACGCAGAGCGGCGCCTGAGTCTGCTGCAGCGGCACGTCAGGGCCGTGCGCGCGCACATCGACGCACTCGCGCGCAAGGCGTACTGGAGCGGTCTCGAGACGGCGCCGGAGTTCGTCGTCTGCTTCCTGCCGAACGAGTCGCTCCTGGCCACGGCGCTGGATGCCGACCCGGCGCTGCTGGACTACGCGTTCGGCAAGAGGGTGGCGCTGGCATCCCCCGTGAACCTCTGGGCGGTGCTGAAGACGGTCTCCTTCGCCTGGACGCAGCAGGACGTCTCCGCCGAGGCCAAGCAGCTCTTCGATCTGGGCACCACGCTCTACGCACGCCTCGGCACCCTCGCCGGCCACGCCGAGACGCTGCGCCGATCGCTCGAGCGAGCCGTCGAGAGCTACAACGCCTTCGCGGGGTCGTTCGAGAGCCGCGTCCTCGCGACCGCGCGGCGCTTCCCCGGGATCGATGACACGAAGCTGCTCCCCGAGGCGGCTCCGCTCGCGGCGACCACGCGTGCGATCACGGCGCCGGAGCTGTCGCCCCCGGCCCACGACGCGCGAGGCGACGAGGCGCTCCCGCGCGACAGTGCACTCCAGAGCGACAGTGCACTCCAGAGCGACAGTGCACTCCAGAGCGACAGTGCACTCCAGAGCGACGGGGACCTCGCCGCCGTGCGAGCCCGCCTCGCCGAGTGAGTCTTGCGATCAGACGCCGCCGCCGGGAATGAGGCTCATGAGGGCGACGACGGTCCCCGCGACGAAGACGAAGGCCCCGACCAGCCACCACGGGCTGACCTCGTGGCCCTCTTCCCGGCGCACGCGCAGGAGGACGTCCTCCCGTCGAGCGGGATCGACGGCGTTCTGCACGACGGCGATCGCGCCGGTCCTGGGTTCCTGAGCAGTGCTCATGCGTTCCGTCCCGTGTCTGCTGTGTAC is a genomic window containing:
- a CDS encoding helix-turn-helix domain-containing protein; amino-acid sequence: MATGIELSTLGHRVRHHRLGAGLTLDELGARVGVAGSQLSLIENGKREPKLSLLQAIADATETDVSDLISGEPPNRRAALEIELERAQASPVFRRLGIAPVRVTKGISDETIESLLGLHHELQRREREAIATPEEARRANTELRLRMRDRHNYLADIERLAEKQLRAAGHTSGALTHRTVSIMADKLGFELIYAGDLPSSTRSITDLENGRIYLPPASIPGGHGLRSMALQAMAHRLLGHTRPTDYADFLQQRLEINYFAACCLMPETNAVAFLQQAKKDRNLAVEDFRDAFGVTHEAAGMRMTNLVTQHLGIALHFLRVDHNGSLQRVYENDGLPLPMDVTGSVEGQIVCRKFSARSAFSQQNRTTEHYQYTDTPAGTYWCSTQTGTTPDGEFSITVGVPFDDARWFRGRESSARAVSTCPDEACCRRPAADLAHRWDGKAWPSARVHTQMFSPLPRGAFPGVDDSEVYAFLERHAEG
- a CDS encoding isochorismatase family protein; its protein translation is MTKALFIVDVQNDFTEGGALAVEGGDAVAERISAHLAEHADEYALIVASRDWHDAESDNGGHFHPEPDFVDTWPIHCVSGTAGAEYDPGLDTSAVTHHVKKGQGVPAYSLYEGTTDDGRRVSELLEEHHVLDVDVVGIATDHCVRASALDAIEHGRRVRILTALVAGVSAEASERALAELAHAGAEIVAGEGPQPSA
- a CDS encoding MMPL family transporter, giving the protein MVKSISRPPRLLRIGLPVLLILVWLVGGSIGGPYFGKVDEVSTNDQSSFLPASADATAVQERLPGFLGADSVPALVVVTGEGELTSEQTADVAALAEDLARVDGVTGDASPPVPSEDGQALQIFVPIDADAELRESVTELRDLVAGLPAPLDGWVTGPAGFTADLTEGFLGIDGLLLAVALGAVFVILVVVYRSPLLPLLVLASSVFALCVALLTVWWLAFAGIFVLNGQVQGILFILVIGAATDYALLYVARFREALAGGQPRWDAAVTAWRGAFEPILASGGTVIAGLLCLLLSDLASNKALGPIASIGIAFAMLSALTFLPALLAVFGRAAFWPFVPKPGTIAGDPVAGRGVWPATARFVARRARSIWIVCTVGLLAATVGVLQLEADGVASSDLVLGYSQARDGQEVLSEHFPGGSGSPAYVVVPEGDVAAAVDVVEGVDGADDVAIASGDSPTGQAAVTVRDGEAVFTAVGPPGTPEPAPTVSDGDVLLQVTLSDAADSLAAEAAVEDLRTAFDAELGEGVAQVGGVTAVALDTNATSIRDRTLIIPVVLVVILVILMLLLRSVLAPVLLVATVIVSFGAALGVSALVFEHVFGFPGADPAVPLYGFVFLVALGIDYNIFLMTRVREESLRHGTRPGILRGLVATGGVITSAGLVLAATFAALGVIPILFLAQIAFIVAFGVLLDTFIVRSLLVPALAHDIGRAIWWPSRLARREVDEAAARPRTGDSLETGRSRL
- a CDS encoding cation diffusion facilitator family transporter, giving the protein MAAGHGHAGGGGHGHGPGGTAGHDHTAGASRTRLQVALALTAAVLVVEVIGAVMTRSLALFVDAAHMLTDVAGLATAVVASRLADLPTSDRLTWGWARAEVLGALAQAALLLGVGVFALVEGVRRLFSPPEVLAGPLVVFGAIGLVANVVALLVLAGGRRSNLNMRAAFLEVVNDALGSVGVIVSALCIALFGWQRADAIVGILIAGLIIPRTLVLLRAAGSVLMEQTPPGLDLAAVRSHILALPHVREVHDLHASRVASNLPVLSAHVVVDEECFTDGHTAALLNDLQECVAEHFVVSIEHSTFQFEPPSHPDEGSRHV
- a CDS encoding metalloregulator ArsR/SmtB family transcription factor, whose protein sequence is MDAAARLAVMADPTRARIVALLRGAPDGRALVGHLARDLGLRQPTISHHMRVLREAGVVEREPVGREAWYSLTPGDAEQLADIVAAPAAAPPTPPVDLDRIADDLGARYRGVLGRDTIRRHVQESHDLLSATTGVRMLASRTSAFAASRLEAALTHDAVPAACEVLFVCTQNAGRSQMAAALLRHLTGPDVVIRSAGSEPRGEIRSTIVSALDEIGVGIGGEFPKPLTDDVVRAADVVVTMGCGDACPVYPGIRYVDWDIADPAGLPLADVRRIRDEIELRVRELAADLRPA
- a CDS encoding arsenate reductase ArsC, producing MTDKPTVLFVCVHNAGRSQMAAGYLRALAGDDVEVLSAGSAPKDRINPIAVEAMAEEGIDIAGHAPKVLTVEAVEVSDVVITMGCGDACPIFPGKRYEDWELDDPAGQGIESVRPIRDEIRRRIEALIGELLPETPRA
- a CDS encoding GIY-YIG nuclease family protein, with translation MGDAPDADLERPRVDVLYYLRYADRIKIGTSGDPRRRLAAIRHDELLAFERGGRELERARHAQFATSRLGGEWFADDVALMRHVRALESADPWRSYDRWVAASLVALC
- a CDS encoding alpha/beta hydrolase, with the translated sequence MTDTQIFDADGRAIPFAVEGDGPALVLIAGLGLGIDYLGALAHSVSEEDFRVIRLGTRRVPSDPSASVTMSQLAQDVVDVLDELGIADAWIGGHEFGGAVARIVALEHADRVNGVLLLGVDEPASSPGAVEAPEHLRDDAVAQMQRSARGAAQLPPLAPAIPVLVIQGTEDPVAPAANGDALQVAAPDRVSVVRVEGGGHLFPATHVGATSWAIEDYLDWD